A stretch of Helicobacter pylori oki112 DNA encodes these proteins:
- the gyrA gene encoding DNA topoisomerase (ATP-hydrolyzing) subunit A, giving the protein MQDNSVQDNSVNETKNIVEVGIDSSIEESYLAYSMSVIIGRALPDARDGLKPVHRRILYAMHELGLTSKVAYKKSARIVGDVIGKYHPHGDNAVYDALVRMAQDFSMRLELVDGQGNFGSIDGDNAAAMRYTEARMTKASEEILRDIDKDTIDFVPNYDDTLKEPDILPSRLPNLLVNGANGIAVGMATSIPPHRIDEIIDALAHVLENPNAELDEILEFVKGPDFPTGGIIYGKAGIIEAYKTGRGRVKVRAKVHVEKTKNKEIIVLDEMPFQTNKAKLVEQISDLAREKQIEGISEVRDESDREGIRVVIELKRDAMSEIVLNHLYKLTTMETTFSIILLAIYNKEPKIFTLLELLRLFLNHRKTIIIRRTIFELEKAKARAHILEGYLIALDNIDEIVQLIKTSQSPETAKNALMERFTLSEIQSKAILEMRLQRLTGLERDKIKEEYQNLLELIDDLNGILKSEERLNGVVKTELLEVKEQFSSPRRTEIQESYENIDIEDLIANEPMVVSMSYKGYVKRVDLKAYEKQNRGGKGKLSGSTYEDDFIENFFVANTHDILLFITNKGQLYHLKVYKIPEASRIAMGKAIVNLISLAPDEKIMATLSTKDFSDERSLAFFTKNGVVKRTNLSEFGSNRSCGVRAIVLDEGDELVSAKVVDKNAKHLLIASHLGIFIKFPLEDVREMGRNARGVIGIRLNENDFVVGAVVISDDGNKLLSVSENGLGKQTLAEAYREQSRGGKGIIGMKLTQKTGNLVGVISVDDENLDLMILTASAKMIRVSIKDIRETGRNASGVKLINTADKVMYVNSCPKEEEPENLENPPAQLFE; this is encoded by the coding sequence ATGCAAGATAATTCAGTCCAAGATAATTCAGTCAATGAAACAAAAAATATTGTAGAAGTGGGGATTGATTCTTCTATTGAAGAGAGCTATTTAGCCTATTCCATGAGCGTGATCATAGGGCGTGCTTTACCGGACGCTAGAGATGGCTTAAAGCCTGTGCATAGGCGTATTTTGTATGCGATGCATGAATTAGGCCTTACTTCCAAAGTCGCTTATAAAAAAAGCGCTAGGATCGTGGGTGATGTGATCGGTAAATACCACCCCCATGGCGATAACGCGGTTTATGATGCGCTAGTGAGAATGGCGCAAGATTTTTCTATGCGTTTGGAATTAGTGGATGGGCAGGGCAACTTTGGCTCTATTGATGGCGATAACGCTGCAGCGATGCGTTACACTGAAGCCAGAATGACTAAGGCGAGTGAAGAAATTTTAAGGGATATTGATAAAGACACCATTGATTTTGTGCCTAATTACGATGACACCTTAAAAGAACCAGATATTTTACCAAGCCGTCTGCCTAACCTTTTAGTCAATGGGGCTAATGGGATCGCTGTAGGGATGGCGACTTCTATCCCCCCTCACAGAATTGATGAAATCATAGACGCTTTAGCGCATGTCTTAGAAAACCCTAACGCTGAATTAGATGAAATTTTGGAATTTGTCAAAGGGCCTGACTTTCCCACTGGTGGGATCATTTATGGCAAGGCGGGCATTATTGAAGCCTATAAAACGGGGCGAGGGCGCGTGAAAGTGCGGGCCAAAGTGCATGTGGAAAAGACGAAAAATAAAGAAATCATCGTTTTAGATGAAATGCCTTTTCAAACCAATAAAGCCAAATTAGTGGAACAAATCAGCGATTTAGCGCGAGAAAAACAAATTGAAGGCATTAGCGAAGTGCGCGATGAAAGCGATAGAGAGGGCATTAGAGTGGTGATTGAATTAAAAAGAGATGCGATGAGTGAAATTGTCTTAAACCACCTTTACAAACTCACCACCATGGAGACCACTTTTAGCATCATTTTACTCGCTATTTACAATAAAGAGCCTAAGATTTTCACGCTTTTAGAGTTGTTGCGCCTTTTCTTAAACCACAGAAAAACCATTATTATAAGACGCACGATTTTTGAATTGGAAAAGGCTAAGGCTAGAGCGCATATTTTAGAGGGCTATTTGATCGCATTAGACAATATTGATGAAATCGTGCAGCTCATTAAAACAAGCCAAAGCCCAGAAACGGCTAAAAACGCCTTAATGGAGCGTTTCACTTTGAGCGAAATCCAAAGCAAAGCCATTTTAGAAATGCGTTTGCAACGCTTAACAGGCCTTGAAAGAGATAAAATCAAAGAAGAATACCAAAACTTGTTAGAGCTTATTGATGATCTCAATGGCATTTTAAAGAGCGAAGAACGCTTGAATGGAGTCGTCAAAACAGAGCTTTTAGAAGTCAAAGAGCAATTTTCTTCTCCAAGGCGCACTGAAATTCAAGAATCTTATGAAAATATTGACATAGAAGATTTGATCGCTAATGAGCCTATGGTGGTGAGCATGAGCTATAAAGGCTATGTGAAAAGAGTGGATTTAAAAGCTTATGAAAAGCAAAATCGTGGCGGTAAGGGCAAGCTTTCAGGCAGCACTTATGAAGACGACTTCATTGAAAACTTTTTTGTGGCTAACACGCATGATATTTTGCTCTTTATCACCAATAAGGGGCAATTGTATCATCTAAAAGTCTATAAAATCCCAGAAGCGAGCCGGATCGCTATGGGTAAAGCTATTGTGAATTTAATCTCGCTCGCTCCTGATGAAAAGATCATGGCAACCTTAAGCACCAAAGACTTTAGCGATGAACGCTCTTTAGCCTTCTTCACGAAAAATGGTGTGGTGAAGCGCACCAATTTGAGCGAATTTGGGAGCAACAGGAGTTGTGGTGTCAGAGCGATTGTTTTAGATGAAGGCGATGAATTAGTGAGTGCAAAAGTTGTGGATAAAAACGCTAAGCATTTGCTCATCGCATCGCATTTGGGTATTTTCATTAAATTCCCTTTAGAAGATGTGCGCGAGATGGGAAGAAATGCTCGTGGGGTTATAGGGATTAGGCTGAATGAAAACGATTTTGTTGTCGGTGCGGTCGTTATTAGCGATGATGGCAACAAGCTTTTGAGCGTGAGCGAAAACGGGCTTGGCAAGCAAACTTTAGCCGAAGCGTATAGAGAGCAATCTCGTGGAGGTAAGGGGATCATTGGCATGAAGCTCACTCAAAAAACCGGCAATCTAGTGGGCGTTATCAGCGTAGATGATGAGAACCTAGATTTGATGATCCTTACTGCAAGCGCAAAAATGATCAGAGTTTCTATTAAAGATATTAGAGAAACCGGAAGAAACGCTAGTGGGGTAAAGCTCATAAACACCGCCGATAAAGTCATGTATGTCAATTCTTGCCCTAAAGAAGAAGAGCCAGAAAATTTAGAAAACCCTCCTGCACAATTATTTGAGTGA
- a CDS encoding diacylglycerol kinase produces the protein MSDFKVPPKAKGFKRLFKALFYSKDGLKCAWAEESAFRQIIILALFCIALASYLAKDFLEWGLLIAPCFLSVVVELINSSIEKAVDFTSTEFHPLAKKAKDMASAAQLIGLIFWAFVWGRYLLTLYFN, from the coding sequence ATGAGTGATTTCAAAGTCCCGCCCAAAGCTAAAGGGTTTAAACGCCTTTTTAAAGCCCTTTTTTATTCTAAAGACGGGCTTAAATGTGCATGGGCTGAAGAGAGTGCGTTCAGGCAAATTATTATCTTGGCTCTTTTTTGTATCGCTCTAGCGAGCTATCTAGCTAAAGATTTTTTAGAATGGGGGCTATTGATTGCGCCTTGTTTTTTATCGGTGGTGGTTGAACTAATTAATAGCTCTATTGAAAAGGCTGTGGATTTTACCAGCACAGAGTTCCACCCTTTAGCCAAAAAGGCTAAAGACATGGCCAGTGCAGCCCAACTGATAGGGCTTATTTTTTGGGCTTTTGTTTGGGGGCGTTATCTTTTAACGCTTTATTTTAATTAA
- a CDS encoding acetone carboxylase subunit gamma has translation MSKYTQEQIKNLVEGNLDWNTVLKMLSMPKDHERFQMYLKVLQDKVDFDDKIVLPLGPHLFVVQDAQKKWVIKCSCGHAFCAPEENWKLHANIYVRDTAEKMEEVYPKLLASDTHWQVYREYICPDCGILLDVEAPTPWYPVIHDFEPDIEAFYKDWLGIQPPERR, from the coding sequence ATGTCAAAATACACACAAGAACAAATTAAAAATTTGGTAGAGGGGAACTTGGATTGGAACACTGTCTTAAAAATGCTGAGCATGCCTAAAGATCATGAAAGGTTCCAAATGTATCTGAAGGTGTTGCAAGATAAGGTAGATTTTGATGACAAAATCGTCTTACCCTTGGGACCGCATTTATTTGTGGTGCAAGATGCTCAAAAGAAGTGGGTGATTAAGTGTTCATGCGGTCATGCGTTTTGCGCTCCAGAGGAGAACTGGAAATTGCATGCAAACATCTATGTGCGCGATACAGCAGAAAAAATGGAAGAGGTGTATCCTAAACTCTTAGCCAGTGATACTCACTGGCAAGTGTATCGGGAGTATATTTGCCCGGATTGCGGCATCCTTTTAGATGTTGAAGCCCCAACTCCTTGGTATCCTGTGATCCATGATTTTGAGCCTGATATAGAGGCGTTTTATAAAGATTGGCTAGGCATACAGCCCCCAGAAAGACGCTAA
- a CDS encoding hydantoinase B/oxoprolinase family protein, producing the protein MANLLKNGKTLKQARDEILARTEKTGHYNGLKKLEFKERDPIGYEKMFSKLRGGIVHARETAKRIAASPIVEQEGELCFTLYNAVGDSVLTSTGIIIHVGTMGSAIKYMVENNWEDNPGINDKDIFTNNDCAIGNVHPCDIMTLVPIFHDEKLIGWVGGVTHVIDTGSVTPGSMSTGQVQRFGDGYMITCRKTGANDESFKDWLHESQRSVRTPKYWILDERTRIAGCHMIRDLVMEVIKEDGIDSYMRFIDEVIEEGRRGLISRIKSMTIPGKYRKVAFVDVPYAHKDIGVCSEFAKLDTIMHSPVEITINKDATWKLDFDGASRWGWHSFNCNQVSFTSGIWVMMTQTLIPTSRINDGAYFATQFRLKKGTWMNPDDRRTGHAYAWHFLVSGWSALWRGLSQAYYSRGYLEEVNSGNANTSNWLQGGGINQDGEIHAVNSFETSSCGTGACAIKDGLNHAAAIWNPEGDMGDVEIWEMAEPLLYLGRNVKANTGGYGKYRGGNGFETLRMVWGAHDWTMFFMGNGYMNSDWGMMGGYPAASGYRFEAHNTDLKNRIKNNASLPLGGDFNPTDRDYEKHISHASQVKRDKQCITTENCFDNYDLYLNYIKGGPGFGDPIERDLNAILEDLNSKQLLPEYAYKVYGAIVSQNKDGIWVGDEAKTKARRKEILENRKARSIPVKQWMEQERNAILEKEASKQVKHMYATSFDLSPKFLNDFKTFWNLPKSWSVKEDELGVFTYGSKYRMDLSKLPDVRTVLLVDEK; encoded by the coding sequence ATGGCAAATTTATTGAAAAACGGCAAAACTTTAAAACAAGCTAGAGATGAAATTCTAGCCAGGACAGAAAAAACAGGGCATTATAATGGTCTCAAAAAACTAGAGTTTAAAGAAAGAGATCCGATCGGTTATGAGAAGATGTTCTCTAAACTAAGGGGCGGTATCGTGCATGCTAGAGAAACAGCTAAAAGGATTGCGGCTAGCCCTATTGTTGAGCAAGAGGGTGAGTTGTGCTTCACGCTTTATAACGCTGTGGGCGATAGCGTGCTGACTTCTACGGGTATCATTATCCATGTAGGCACTATGGGATCAGCTATCAAATACATGGTAGAGAATAATTGGGAAGATAACCCCGGTATCAATGACAAGGATATTTTCACCAATAACGACTGCGCGATTGGGAATGTGCACCCATGCGATATTATGACTCTTGTGCCTATTTTTCACGATGAAAAATTGATTGGGTGGGTAGGTGGCGTTACGCATGTGATTGATACCGGTTCGGTTACTCCAGGATCGATGAGCACTGGACAGGTTCAAAGATTTGGGGATGGATACATGATCACTTGCCGTAAAACAGGAGCGAACGATGAAAGCTTTAAAGATTGGTTGCATGAATCTCAAAGATCGGTTCGCACGCCTAAATATTGGATTTTGGATGAAAGGACTAGGATTGCAGGGTGCCATATGATTAGGGATTTAGTGATGGAAGTCATTAAAGAAGACGGCATTGATTCTTACATGCGATTTATTGATGAGGTGATTGAAGAAGGGAGGAGAGGCCTTATCTCTAGGATCAAATCCATGACCATACCAGGCAAGTATAGAAAGGTAGCGTTTGTGGATGTGCCTTATGCACATAAAGATATTGGCGTGTGCTCTGAATTTGCTAAGCTAGACACGATCATGCACTCTCCTGTGGAAATCACTATCAATAAAGACGCTACATGGAAATTGGATTTTGATGGTGCGTCTAGGTGGGGATGGCACTCTTTCAATTGCAACCAAGTGTCTTTCACTAGCGGTATTTGGGTGATGATGACTCAAACGCTGATACCCACTTCTCGCATCAACGATGGTGCTTATTTTGCGACTCAATTCAGACTCAAAAAAGGGACTTGGATGAATCCAGATGACAGGCGCACCGGGCATGCTTATGCGTGGCATTTCTTGGTATCAGGCTGGAGCGCTTTGTGGAGAGGCTTGTCTCAAGCGTATTACAGCCGAGGGTATTTAGAAGAGGTCAATTCTGGGAACGCTAACACTTCCAATTGGTTGCAAGGCGGTGGTATCAACCAGGATGGAGAAATCCATGCGGTGAATAGCTTTGAGACGAGTTCTTGTGGGACTGGGGCTTGTGCGATAAAGGACGGCTTGAATCACGCAGCAGCTATTTGGAACCCAGAAGGCGATATGGGCGATGTTGAAATTTGGGAAATGGCAGAGCCTCTTCTTTATCTAGGCAGGAATGTCAAAGCCAATACCGGTGGGTATGGGAAATATCGAGGCGGTAACGGGTTTGAAACCTTAAGAATGGTGTGGGGTGCGCATGATTGGACCATGTTCTTTATGGGTAATGGTTACATGAATAGCGATTGGGGTATGATGGGGGGCTATCCAGCGGCTAGTGGTTATAGGTTTGAAGCGCACAACACCGATTTAAAAAACAGGATTAAAAATAACGCCAGCTTGCCTTTGGGGGGCGATTTTAACCCAACGGATAGAGATTATGAAAAGCACATTTCTCATGCGTCTCAAGTCAAAAGGGATAAGCAATGCATCACCACCGAGAACTGCTTTGACAATTATGACTTGTATTTGAATTACATCAAAGGCGGTCCTGGATTTGGCGATCCGATTGAAAGGGATTTGAACGCGATTTTAGAAGACTTAAACAGCAAACAGCTATTGCCAGAATACGCTTACAAGGTTTATGGTGCGATTGTGAGCCAGAATAAAGACGGCATTTGGGTAGGAGATGAAGCCAAAACGAAAGCCAGAAGAAAAGAAATTCTTGAAAACAGAAAGGCTAGATCCATACCGGTAAAACAATGGATGGAGCAAGAAAGGAACGCTATTCTTGAAAAAGAGGCTTCCAAACAGGTTAAGCACATGTATGCGACTAGCTTTGATCTCTCGCCCAAGTTTTTAAACGATTTTAAAACATTTTGGAACTTGCCAAAGAGCTGGAGCGTGAAAGAAGATGAGCTTGGCGTATTCACCTATGGATCTAAATACAGGATGGATTTGAGCAAATTGCCTGATGTGCGCACAGTTCTGTTGGTTGATGAGAAATAA
- a CDS encoding hydantoinase/oxoprolinase family protein: MKDARVQVMGIDAGGTMTDTFFVKENGSFVVGKAQSNPEDESLAIYNSSQDALSHWKSDVNKVYPELVTCVYSGTAMLNRVVQRRGMEVGLICNKGFEQMHSMGRALQSYLGYALEERLHINTHKYDDPLIPLKRIRGVTERTDVKGQVVIPVRQEEVKVAVKELLEAGAKAIVICLLQSHKNAESERIVRDIALKEIEKLGKNIPVFASVDYYPQRKESHRMNTTILEAYAAEPSRQTLSKVSNRFKEHGAKFDLRVMATHGGTISWKAKELARTIVSGPIGGVIGSKLLGETLGYDNIACSDIGGTSFDMALIVKSNFNIASDPDMARLVLSLPLVAMDSVGAGAGSFVRIDPHSRSVKLGPDSAGYRVGTCWKDSGLDTVSVTDCHIVLGYLNPDNFLGGLIKLDVDRAKKHIKEQIADPLGISVEDAAAGVIELLDLELKEYLRSNISAKGYSPSDFVCFSYGGAGPVHTYGYTEGLGFKDVVVPAWAAGFSAFGCACADFEYRYDKSVDIAIPQYSSDKSKVEACKIIQDAWDELTLKVIEEFKINGFSQKDVILRPGYRMQYMGQLNDLEITSPVLKATSVADWEEIVKEYEKTYARVYSESACSPELGFSVTGVIMRGVVATQKPVIPVEKEHGATPPKEAKIGVRKFYRHKKWVDADVWQMEKLLPGNEVIGPAIVESDATTFVIPKGFATKLDKHRLFHLKEIK; the protein is encoded by the coding sequence ATGAAAGACGCAAGAGTTCAGGTGATGGGTATTGATGCCGGCGGCACCATGACGGACACATTTTTTGTGAAAGAAAATGGCAGTTTCGTAGTTGGTAAAGCCCAAAGCAACCCAGAAGATGAGAGCTTAGCTATTTACAATAGCTCACAAGACGCTTTATCGCACTGGAAATCAGATGTGAATAAGGTTTATCCAGAGTTGGTCACTTGCGTGTACTCAGGCACGGCGATGCTCAATCGGGTTGTCCAAAGGCGTGGGATGGAAGTGGGCCTAATTTGCAATAAGGGTTTTGAACAAATGCATTCTATGGGCAGGGCGTTGCAATCCTACTTGGGGTATGCACTAGAAGAAAGATTGCACATCAACACGCACAAGTATGATGATCCGCTGATTCCTTTAAAAAGGATTAGAGGCGTTACAGAAAGAACCGATGTCAAGGGGCAAGTGGTTATCCCAGTGCGCCAAGAAGAGGTTAAAGTTGCTGTTAAGGAGCTTTTAGAAGCAGGTGCAAAGGCCATTGTGATTTGCTTGTTGCAATCTCATAAAAACGCTGAAAGCGAGCGGATCGTTAGAGATATAGCGTTAAAAGAGATTGAAAAGTTGGGTAAAAATATTCCCGTATTCGCTTCGGTGGATTACTACCCTCAAAGAAAAGAAAGCCACAGAATGAACACCACTATCTTAGAAGCTTATGCGGCTGAGCCAAGCAGACAAACTCTCTCTAAAGTCAGCAACCGCTTCAAAGAGCATGGCGCTAAATTCGATCTTCGTGTGATGGCAACGCATGGAGGCACCATTAGCTGGAAAGCTAAGGAGCTCGCTAGGACTATTGTGAGCGGCCCTATTGGAGGCGTGATCGGATCTAAATTGCTAGGCGAAACGCTTGGTTATGACAATATTGCATGCAGCGATATTGGTGGCACGAGCTTTGATATGGCGCTTATCGTTAAGAGCAATTTCAACATCGCTTCTGACCCTGATATGGCGCGCCTTGTTTTATCTCTACCGCTTGTGGCTATGGATTCCGTTGGTGCAGGTGCTGGGAGTTTTGTGCGCATTGATCCGCACAGCCGATCTGTCAAACTAGGGCCTGACAGTGCGGGGTATAGAGTTGGCACTTGTTGGAAAGACAGCGGATTAGACACGGTTTCAGTAACCGATTGCCATATTGTTTTAGGCTATTTGAACCCGGATAATTTCTTAGGCGGTTTGATTAAATTAGATGTGGATAGGGCTAAAAAACACATTAAAGAGCAAATCGCTGATCCGCTAGGCATTAGCGTAGAAGATGCAGCTGCTGGCGTGATTGAGCTACTTGATTTGGAGCTTAAAGAATACTTGCGATCCAACATTAGCGCTAAAGGGTATAGCCCATCTGATTTTGTGTGCTTTTCGTATGGTGGCGCGGGGCCTGTGCATACCTATGGCTATACAGAAGGTTTAGGGTTTAAGGATGTGGTAGTGCCTGCATGGGCGGCTGGATTTAGTGCTTTTGGTTGCGCTTGCGCTGATTTTGAATACAGATACGACAAGAGCGTGGATATTGCCATTCCGCAGTATTCTTCAGACAAGTCAAAAGTAGAAGCATGCAAAATCATTCAAGACGCATGGGATGAATTGACTCTCAAAGTGATTGAAGAGTTCAAGATCAATGGCTTTTCTCAAAAAGATGTGATCTTAAGACCTGGATACAGGATGCAGTATATGGGGCAATTGAATGACTTAGAGATCACTTCTCCTGTGTTAAAAGCTACAAGCGTGGCTGATTGGGAAGAGATTGTCAAAGAATATGAAAAAACCTACGCTCGTGTTTATTCTGAATCAGCGTGTTCTCCAGAGCTTGGTTTTAGCGTGACCGGTGTGATCATGCGTGGTGTTGTGGCTACGCAAAAACCTGTGATTCCGGTTGAAAAAGAGCATGGCGCTACGCCCCCAAAAGAAGCCAAAATAGGCGTTAGAAAATTCTATCGGCATAAAAAATGGGTGGATGCAGATGTGTGGCAAATGGAAAAATTATTGCCTGGAAATGAAGTCATAGGGCCTGCGATCGTGGAATCAGATGCGACCACTTTCGTGATACCCAAAGGCTTTGCGACAAAACTAGACAAACACCGATTGTTCCACTTGAAAGAAATTAAATAA